The DNA window CTGCTACGCCCTGACCCAGAGCTACTTTGAGGAAATTGCCCTCAAGTTCTTGGAGGCCCGACAGGAAGAGGCTCTTGTTGAGTTCTTGCAACGAAAactggccagtttgaagccagctgAGCGTACCCAGGCCACGCTGTTGACCACCTGGCTCACAGAGCTCTACCTGAGCCGACTCGGGGCTCTACAGGGTGACCCAGAGGCCCTGAACCTCTACCGGGAAACACGGGAGCGCTTCCGCGCCTTCCTCAGCAGCCCCCGACACCGGGAGTGGCTCTTTGCCAGCAGGTCCTCCATCCACGAGCTGCTCGCCAGCCATGGGGACACGGAACATATGGTGTACTTTGCTGTGATCATGCAGGACTATGAGCGGGTGGTGGCATACCACTGCCAGCATGAGGCCTATGAGGAGGCCCTGGCCGTGCTTGCCCGCCACCGGGACCCCCAGCTCTTCTACAAGTTCTCACCCGTCCTCATCCGTCACATTCCTCGCCAGCTGGTGGATGCCTGGATTGAGATGGGCAGCCGGCTAGATGCGCGGAAGCTCATCCCTGCCCTGGTGAGCTATAGCCAGGGCGGTGAGGCCCAGCAGGTGAGCCAGGCCATCCGCTACATGGAGTTCTGTGTGAACGTGCTGGGCGAGACTGAGCAGGCCATTCACAATTACCTGCTATCGCTGTATGCCCGAGGCCAGCCAGCCTCGCTGCTGGCCTACCTTGAGCAGGCAGGGACCAGCCCGCACCGTGTGCACTACGATCTCAAGTACGCACTGCGGCTCTGCGCTGAGCACGGCCACCACCGTGCTTGTGTCCACGTCTATAAGGTCCTGGAGCTGTATGAGGAAGCTGTGGACCTGGCCCTGCAGGTGAGCCAATGAGTCTTGACACCCTCTAAGAGAGGGGCCTGGAGAGCAATAGCTTCAATGCTGAAGGGCTGGAGGGGCGGCTGTGGCTAGGGTATGCTGGCCTCCCTTGTAGAGAGGTGCCGTGGTATGGAAGTACAGAGGTTAAGAACAGGGACTCAAGTCATGATTTGAATTCTGATTCTGCTCCTTTCTAAGCTGTTTGACCACAGACTAGTTCTGAACCTCTCTACACAGACACCTCAGGTTATCCATCCACACAATGGGTAATATTACAGTACCTCCCTCATAGGGTTGATTAAAGTACTATATGTGaccctggccatgtagctcagtgggttataGCGTCATCCTGATCTGCCAAGGttgcatacaagaatcaaccaatgaatgcataagtgagtggaacagcaaattgatgtttctctctctctaaagtcagtaatttttttttaagtactataTATGAAAAGCACTCGGGACAGTGCCTCTTGCTTAGGGAAGGTGCACATACCTGCTAGCTATTGTGTCATGGTCCCAGTTGCAGAGGCAGAAGATGGGGAGTGACATTTCTCAGACCACCAATTATTACCTAAaggacttactgaatcagaatatGTGAAGGTGGGCCCCCAGATCCGAACTTTGACCACGTTCCCCAGGCAAATTTTAAACTCACTGAAGTTGAAGCCCTACCATCATAAGTAGCTCTTACATATCTGTGACAGGGACAGGCCTGTCACTGAGATAGGTTCCTATCTGAGCCCAAGAAGCTCCTCCTCATTTGCTGCCGGGAGTGCCGGGAATCCCGCGTTGGGgtctccctgggcctctgtctcTCCCATGGTCTCtgtcctgggtggggaggagggttggcACTTACACCCATGGTTTCCCCACAGGTGGATGTGGACCTGGCCAAGCAGTGTGCTGATTTGCCCGAGGAAGATGAGGAACTTCGAAAGAAGCTGTGGCTGAAGATTGCTCGGCACGtggtgcaggaggaggaagacGTGCAGACAGCTATGGCCTGCCTGGCCAGCTGCCCCCTGCTCAAGATTGAGGACGTGCTGCCCTTCTTTCCTGACTTTGTCACCATCGACCACTTCAAGGAGGCGATCTGCAGCTCACTGAAAGCCTACAACCACCACATCCAGGAGCTCCAGCGGGAGATGGAGGAGGCCACCGCCAGTGCCCAGCGCATCCGGCGAGACCTGCAGGAGCTGCGGGGTCGCTACGGCACCGTGGAGCCCCAGGACAAATGTGCTACCTGCGACTTCCCCCTTCTCAACCGCCCTTTTTACCTCTTCCTCTGCGGCCACATGTTCCATGCTGACTGCTTGCTGCAGGCTGTGCGGCCTGGCCTGCCGGCCTACAAGCAGGCCCGGCTGGAGGAGCTGCAGCGCAAGCTTGGGGCTGCTCCACCCCCGACCAAGGGCTCTGCCCGGGCAAAGGAGGCCGAGGGTGGGGCTGCCTCTGGGGGCCCCAGCCGGGAGCAGCTCAAGGCTGACCTAGATGAGCTGGTGGCGgctgagtgtgtgtactgtgggGAGCTGATGATTCGCTCTATTGACCGGCCCTTCATCGACCCCCAGCACTACGAGGAGGAGCATCTCAGTTGGCTGTAGGGGGGGCTGCCCCTGATGGGGTGCAGGCCGTCAAGGGCAGCTGCTAGCCTGGTCTTGGGAAGGCTGCATGGAAGTGTGGGCTTAGTCATCTGGAGACTGCTtgggctgtggctgtgggggaGTGGAGAGACAGCCCTCGCCCGAGGGGCTCAGCCCTGAGTGCCCCTGCCCACTGCTCATGCCGTTCTTCGGAGCTGCCTGAGAGCCCTGCTGTTACTCCAGGCCAGCAGCCTGCCTCCCAGGACAGGGTGTAGTCTGGACAGGTCACAGTTCTGATCCCCATCCCATCCCTTCAGCATCTAACagtttgttttttgccttttcactctctGCACACATCTTGTTCGCCTAGAGTGAGAGCACCGTTCTTCCTTTTCACTCCGTGCCTCTTCTCCCTCGGAGGAAGCCCTGTCTTCCATCTGCCCCCAGGTCCCAGAAGTGAAAAGAGCCCCTCCAAGTCCCAGGCATGGGGACTGGGAAAGGTGGTGCTGATGGTGGGTGTGCTCTTGTGCCCACTGTTTGGGGTTCCACTGTGAGGGGTGCCCTGGGCAGAGGGCCCCATGGAAACAGTGGGAGCTGGTAGTGGGTTGGAGAGGATTAAACTGTCTTCATTTAATTGATGTCTGTGGAATTGATGGCTTTGTGTTGATGCTGGGCTGAGTGGTGTGTGCGCGGTCCCCAGGAGGAACTGGGGTGTCACAGGGAGGTGGCCAGGGTCCTGCGTGCTTTCAAGACTTGGCCTTTGCCTCTTCACCTGGAGGTGTGACAGgacaattttgccattttctgcTCGTTTCCTTGTCCCTCCACTCTATCCTCTCTGACCCCAGGCTTCAGCTGAAGTTACCACCCACCATCCTGTCTGCCAGCAGGGACTGTTCTTCCCTTTTGCCAGCAGGTGGTGTTGCTCCCACAGACTCCTTCGCCTCAGGCAGCTGGAGGTGCTGACTCCGCAAGTCACTCTCCCCTAGTGCTTCTTCAGCCTGCTTCTTCCCTAGTTGTCCCAAGAATTTTCTGGGTATCTCCACTACCTAACCATGAACCTAAGCCCcccattcctcctccctccaccagccCTTCCACTTGCTAGACTTTACTTGCCCCTCTCTTTGCCAACCTGGATCCCCACATTCCCAGGTTCTGCCCAGCTTTGATACTTCCCTGCCACTGTCTGGCATTTAGCCATAACGTCGAGGCCCGACGTGGAGGTGGGACTGCCACTGCCGCCATTCATGGCATTTGGCCGatagttttttttctgtctagCTCCTGTAACCCGCCCCCCCCTCCAGATTATACTTCTTTAGTTGTGGCTGGCGGCTAAGCCACAATTAAAGATTCTTAGAGCAGGGCCTTCCTGTGGCCTCAGCTGAGCACCCTTTGCTCCAAACACCGCTGTCCACAGTCCACTCCCCAGCTCTATGGGTGTGGTCTGTCGCCGCCAGACTGAAATGAAATAATCAGGAATctgcccggtcagggcacttggcTGGTGTCTAcaggcttttctcccttccctgaaGCCAAATCCTCTTCCAAGACTTACCTTCTCCTGCAGTTCCAGTGAAACCTTGTCCTGCTGAGTTCCCCAACCACTAGAGCAACGGCGCCTCTTCAAGGCCTCTGCCCACTTCGAGGGGTGTAAGCTGCTCATCTGTGATGAGCCTCAGATTCCTATCTTCTCCCAGAACCAAGAGTGGGAGTAAATGTGTGTGTCCGGGCGGGGGGCAGGGTTTCATTGGATAAGTATAGGACAACATAATCCTTTTCTCACTCCACTGTTCCAGGAAGATTTGGAGggctcctgctccctctccctctgtggcCTAAAGCTCCCCTCACACCTAGACATGTCCAGTAGAGGGCTCAGGGGAGCTGTCCACCccccacaacccccaccccccgtcaGTGAGTATTTGGTATAAACCTTGGCCTGCCGCTGGCATGGTCCCTTGCTTACTTAGAACAGCTTGGGGCTTCTGTCTTTGCACATAATGGGTGCCTAATGTATGTTAGTTAAACAAATGCTGCCTTattgctccctcctccctgggggCTTGACTAAGACAGCCTGGGACGCCCCTGCCCCTTCTGTCCTCCCCTAAGCCTGCCCATCTGGTCTAGGCTGCTTCCTCTTTCCTGGAAAAAGGCCCCAGGCTTCCCTGGCACTGACAGAATGGGGTTCCATTGAGTCAAGGCAATGGGAAGCCACAGCTCTTAGATCCCTGGAAACCAAGCAAGGCCTGGaatgaaggggaaagagaaggcacTTAAGGACCTTGGCCCTAAGCCTGGGGAAGGgccagatgggggtggggtaggggagcaGCTGTGTGGGCAGGGGCCAAAATGAATGAGCTGCTCCTGGAGCGGTCACTGGAAATGGAAGGAGTGGCCACAGGCAGTGACGCTGGGATCAGGGCAGGAGGCCTGTAAACAAGGAAGCCACCTGGGGGAGACGCAGGGCGGCCACTGGTCCTGGGAGCAGGTGCTTCCTGAGGCCCGCCTTTGAGAAGGCCCTGGGGGGCCGCCCGGTTGAGTCAGCAGTGGACACTAGGGGACGCTGTCTACTGGTTTCCCAAACTTACTAGCTCCCTTCCACAGTTCCTGGGGGAGTGACCATGACCATTAGAGGGTTTGGCAGGCCAGTGTCTGAAGCCTGGCCACCTGTCCACCTTCCCTTCTGACCCCAAGGCACACTGGCCAAGGGCACAAGCCCTGGCAGGCAGGGCAAGGGGCTCAGAGCCTGTGCAGCCTGGGTGTGAGTTTATGCCCCTGGGACCAGCAATTCCCGTAGTTCCTGCCCATGCCCCCAGggcttgggttgcaggcctgcTGGCAGCAACCCCATTGGTTGGGAGGGGGCTACAGGCCACCAGGCTCCAGGCTGCCTTGGGCGCTGCTCCCCTGGCGCCAGGGAAACAAAAGGTTAGGGGGCCCAGAGGGAGTTATCTAGCCccactgggtggggggcagggagcaagAGGGGCACACCTCCTCGCAACTCCCCCAGCTCTGCAGATTCTTCGAGACACTTTCACAGGCGGAAATTCCCAGAGGTCAGAGGAGGGAAACGGTTAATTCCTTTTATTCAATGGATCCCCCCCCTACACGCCTCCCCCAActtcctccctccacttcccGCCCCCCCCTGTGTGAACAGGAAGTGGAGAGGAAAAGGCTCTGAGCAGAGCAgctgggagcaggaggcagggagtggggagcaggcttggtgccagccctgcccctcgTGGTTACTTGCTGGAGGGTCAGACCCACGGTGGCCTGGGAAAGAACCTGCAGCCCCGCTGGTGAGTGGCAGGGGGGCTGGGAAAAAGCTTAGGGTCCGAGCCCCCTTCCCTCAGCCTGCTCCCAGGTCAGAGGTTGCTGCACTGGCACTGGCACCTGCAAGGCATCCTCTGCCCCAAAACTagctgcagccccacccccactgcaggcTGGTCATCCTGAGGCTGGCAGGCATCTCTTCAGGCAGCCGCCAGTCCTGGCACTGGCTCCAACCACTCAGCCCCTTGGCCCTGACAGCTCTTTGAAGCTCATGCAGCGCTTCCTGTTTGGGGCGGGCTATGccagggcccctcctccaccATTGTTCTGTAGAGACCATAGGTCCATCTGTTGCCCCATGGTGGGGCCCCTAGGCTGTGCCACAAGGGAGCAGCACCACAAAGGACCCTGCTGGCAGCTTTGCTTATGTGGAGTGCGGCTACAGCAGGTTGAGGGTGAATGGTGGTCAGAGGCAGGTCCAGGGTGGGCAGTGGGATAGAAGCAGGATGCTAGATCTAGCTCTTGGGCAGCTGCAGCCCTCAGATTTCTCCTCCACCTGGAACACGGAGATGATCATATTCCATGGGTGCTGAAGCTGCCAAGGAGGGGAAACCATTCTTATGTGCAGATTCCAAAAGGGGAAACAGCGGCAGAAGGGCAAACTTTGGTCTAGGGTGGGCGATAAAAGGGGCACAAAGGAGGGTTCTTCTTTCAAGGGGATTATTAGCCCCTGATTGCAGAATACCCCCTGATTTGGTGCTTTCCTATTCCTGAGCGGCTTTGCCTTTTCTCAGCTTTTGCCTTGAAGTAGCCCTTGAACTTGGCAGTCAGCAAACATGAGATCATGGGAGGTTAGGGGGTGCCTAGGTTGTCGACCAGCAGCAGATGTCCACAGAGAACAAGCCAGGGCAGACCTGACAGTAAAAGAGAAAGGGCACTGGTATGGCCCAGGAAGCGGGGTGCTGCTCCTGGTCCCCAGGCTGCCTGCCGTGGCCAaaggtctgtttctgtttcccaGGTGGAGAGGCAGGTGCCATGTATCTCTGCATCTTGCCTCCTCTGCCATAGCCTCAACTCACAGCTCTGACCTCGACCTGCTTCCTCCCCCAGGGCTAGGAACCCAGACACGGTCCAGCCTACTTCCCTCCCCAAATCCTCCAGCTCCTCTCACCAGCCCAGGATCCGAACTGCCTAGGTCATGGCTGCCCGAGGTCAGAGCTGCAGAGATCTCAGACAGAGGCCATGGAGTGATGGGGGACCCTAGTTCAGATAAAAACTTTCATGGATGTCCAATACCTGAAATTCATAGGCTAAGCTTCCCGGGGGAAGCCAGGCTTGGGGCACACCCCTGTGTACTGTCCTTTCCTCCCCCGTCCCAATCTCTAGGGGATGCCGGGATGCCAGGAGCCCAGTGTGAAAATCACCGAGCTGCCAACTCCACCTTCTGATTTTACAGATGCTGAATCTCAGGAGAAATTGGTGCTGGGCACTAGGTCCATCTAGGGTCCTGCCCCTTCTCCATGAGACTGAGCACTGGTCATCGGCGATCCTACACCCACCAGGAGCCAAATGCCATTCCAGGCCCTTCGTGGcactcatgctttttttttttaagttctcacacgaggatattttttattattgatttgagggagagagagagaaagggggagagagacagagagagagacagagagacaggcttattgattttagaggggaagggaaagagagagaaacgtctgtgggagaaacactgattgggtGTCTCACACGCACCCCAGACAGGGACTGAACCAGtgacctaggtgtgtgccctaactgggtatcaaacccacaaccttttctgGTGTacggggacgatgctccaaccaactgagccatgggGCCAAGGCCATTGTGCTCATTCTTCGTCTCCAACCAAAGTGGGGTTGTGCCAAGGGACAGGGAGGAGATCTGGAAAGAGCGAGGGCGAGTCCCTGCTCTGTTGTTTACCAGCTGTCAGTTTAATCACACCCtcagagcctcaatttcttcacctgtaaaaagTGAGTAAATGTAACAGACCTGCGAGGCTCGGGTAAGCTTAGAGCAGAGCAGTGCAGCTCATCACCCAGGTAGCCCGGGGCCTGGCACCTGAGCAACTCCTGGTggcttgctttctcttctttttaactCTGTGCCTCATTCCTCTGGGGTTGGCACTCTGTGAGCCCTCTTGTGGCTCTTCTTTCAGAAGCCCCTCTGATCTCTCTGGGAATGAGATTGAAATTGGAAGAAAGAGGCTTACTAGAAAAGGGTTTCTGGTTTCTTCAAAGGTGGTGATTCCAGGGAAAAGAGACTAGGATGAGTATGAGAGATGAAACCCTCAGGCAAATAGAACGTGGCCACTGAGGTGGGACCGGAGTGCTGCTCCCTTGGGGGACAGGGTGCTGTTTCCTGGAGGGGAGAGGGCACTGCTCCGGCTGCAGGGGACACAGGGGACACAGGGGACGCAGGGGACGCAAGGGATAGGCTGAGGAAGCTGAGCACAGCTCCTCTGCCAGCCTGCCCTCATGGTCCAGCCCAGAGCTTGCACAACAGCCTGGCTGACGGGCTAGCTGGCACTCCCCTGGGAGCCTCAGGAAGTCCCCCTTGTTCCCCCCTTGACTTTTGACCCCTTAGGCTTGCTACAGGCCACAATTCCAGGCAGCTGTCCTCTCTTTTACCTTCTGTTCCTGGCCATTTCCCTTTAAGGCTGAGACTCGGAGACACCCCAAACCCCTTTCACATGCTCTTGGGGACAGACCAGCTGAAGCCTCCCCTGGGGCAGCTCCCTACGTGAGCCAGTGGGGACCCTTGGCCACAAGCCAGCAGGACCCTTGGAGTCTAATTGTCTGAAGGACCCAAGCCCTACAGGAAAGCCCCCCCCTCAATGAGTGTTCCTGAACACCCAGACATTCTCCCAGGTGCCCTGCCGGACTCTCCTTGTCCCAAAGCCCAGCCAGTAAACCAGGGACAGCAGACAGAGCCTCCTTCTCTCCCGCCAGTCTCTGAGCAGTCCAAGTCTGAAGAGCCCTCGGCAGCGTTCCGCACTAAGCCACGCCGCACCTCACAACAATCAGTTTCACAATCGAATAATTCCCTTTGGTTTTCTAGCggaatttttgcttttattttttagggtttcttggcctttttttttttttttttaagtaatcagTCTAAATTTGTCATCGCACATCCCCCATTTCCGCCCTAA is part of the Desmodus rotundus isolate HL8 chromosome 7, HLdesRot8A.1, whole genome shotgun sequence genome and encodes:
- the VPS18 gene encoding vacuolar protein sorting-associated protein 18 homolog isoform X1; the protein is MASILDEYEDSLSRSAVLQPGCPSVGIPHSGYVNAQLEKEAPIFTKQRIDFTPSERITSLVVSCNQLCMSLGKDTLLRIDLGKANEPHHTELGRKDDAKVHKMFLDHTGSHLLIALSSTEVLYVNRNGQKVRPLARWKGQLVESVGWNKALGSEGSTGPILVGTAQGQIFEAELSASEGGLFGPAPDLYFRPLYVLNEEGGPAPVCSLEAERGPDGRIFVIATTRQRLFQFIGRTAEGAEAQGFLGLFAAYTDHPPPFREFPSSLGYSELAFYTPKLRSAPRAFAWMMGDGVLYGALDNGRPDSLLSEERVWEYPDGVGPGASPPLAIVLTQFHFLLLLADRVEAVCTLTGQVVLRDHFLEKFGPLKHMVKDSSTGHLWAYTERAVFRYHVQREARDVWRTYLDMNRFDLAKEYCRERPDCLDTVLAREADFCFQQRRYLESARCYALTQSYFEEIALKFLEARQEEALVEFLQRKLASLKPAERTQATLLTTWLTELYLSRLGALQGDPEALNLYRETRERFRAFLSSPRHREWLFASRSSIHELLASHGDTEHMVYFAVIMQDYERVVAYHCQHEAYEEALAVLARHRDPQLFYKFSPVLIRHIPRQLVDAWIEMGSRLDARKLIPALVSYSQGGEAQQVSQAIRYMEFCVNVLGETEQAIHNYLLSLYARGQPASLLAYLEQAGTSPHRVHYDLKYALRLCAEHGHHRACVHVYKVLELYEEAVDLALQVDVDLAKQCADLPEEDEELRKKLWLKIARHVVQEEEDVQTAMACLASCPLLKIEDVLPFFPDFVTIDHFKEAICSSLKAYNHHIQELQREMEEATASAQRIRRDLQELRGRYGTVEPQDKCATCDFPLLNRPFYLFLCGHMFHADCLLQAVRPGLPAYKQARLEELQRKLGAAPPPTKGSARAKEAEGGAASGGPSREQLKADLDELVAAECVYCGELMIRSIDRPFIDPQHYEEEHLSWL
- the VPS18 gene encoding vacuolar protein sorting-associated protein 18 homolog isoform X2, whose protein sequence is MFLDHTGSHLLIALSSTEVLYVNRNGQKVRPLARWKGQLVESVGWNKALGSEGSTGPILVGTAQGQIFEAELSASEGGLFGPAPDLYFRPLYVLNEEGGPAPVCSLEAERGPDGRIFVIATTRQRLFQFIGRTAEGAEAQGFLGLFAAYTDHPPPFREFPSSLGYSELAFYTPKLRSAPRAFAWMMGDGVLYGALDNGRPDSLLSEERVWEYPDGVGPGASPPLAIVLTQFHFLLLLADRVEAVCTLTGQVVLRDHFLEKFGPLKHMVKDSSTGHLWAYTERAVFRYHVQREARDVWRTYLDMNRFDLAKEYCRERPDCLDTVLAREADFCFQQRRYLESARCYALTQSYFEEIALKFLEARQEEALVEFLQRKLASLKPAERTQATLLTTWLTELYLSRLGALQGDPEALNLYRETRERFRAFLSSPRHREWLFASRSSIHELLASHGDTEHMVYFAVIMQDYERVVAYHCQHEAYEEALAVLARHRDPQLFYKFSPVLIRHIPRQLVDAWIEMGSRLDARKLIPALVSYSQGGEAQQVSQAIRYMEFCVNVLGETEQAIHNYLLSLYARGQPASLLAYLEQAGTSPHRVHYDLKYALRLCAEHGHHRACVHVYKVLELYEEAVDLALQVDVDLAKQCADLPEEDEELRKKLWLKIARHVVQEEEDVQTAMACLASCPLLKIEDVLPFFPDFVTIDHFKEAICSSLKAYNHHIQELQREMEEATASAQRIRRDLQELRGRYGTVEPQDKCATCDFPLLNRPFYLFLCGHMFHADCLLQAVRPGLPAYKQARLEELQRKLGAAPPPTKGSARAKEAEGGAASGGPSREQLKADLDELVAAECVYCGELMIRSIDRPFIDPQHYEEEHLSWL